The Candidatus Neomarinimicrobiota bacterium nucleotide sequence GCGGCAGTCTATCTGGCTCTCATCCTCCCGGATAGCGGCCTTAAGGCCCAGGGAGCACCGGCTGAAGCCGGACTCGCCGATAGGAAACTCGTGATCCAGGGCTTCATACAGGAAATGTATGAAGATAGCCGCTACCTCTCGGACACAACCGCTCACGGGGAAACCTGCACTAGCGCTGATAAGGTCCAGTCCAGCGGCTTTCGCTTGCGGCGCCTGCGACTGCGCGTCTCAGCCTATTGGCGCACCGGCACCATGGCCCGGCTGCAGCTGGCCCTCCAACAGACTGACTGGAAAAAGATCCTCGAAGACGCCTACCTGCAACAGGACCTGCTCGGCAACCGACTCAGCATCTACCTGGGGCAGCTGAAGGAACCCTACGGCCGTGAAGAACTCCGCCGGGTGTGGGAGCTGCTGGTCGTAGATCGCGGCTACCTCACAGCCGTACTAACCAGCAATAACTGGGCCTCCCGCCAACAGGGCTTGATGGTGGTGGCCAGGCTCGAACCCTCCGGCATCCCCATCAGAGTACAGCTCATGGTCGCCAACGGCGATGGGATCAACCAGACAGTAGACCCCACTCCCCTGGCCAAGCTCGCTGTCGGGCGCTTGACTATCGGTCCCTTATCATGGCTGGAAGCAGCTGCCAGCGTGGGCCTCCAGCATTTCGGCGCCGGCGACGAGTATTATTACGCCACACCCTTGGAGACGGCGCTGAACTTCACCAGCCTGAGCCTGGATTTCGCCCTCCGCCTCCCCCTCTCTGACCGCCTCCTAATGGAGTGGGACGGCGAGTTTCACGCCTTCGACCTCATTAACAAATTCGAAGTCGGCAAATACCCGCGATTCGGTTGGGCCGGGCATCCCTCCCGCTCCCAGGCTCAGATCAACCGGGGCGAGTACCGCATCCTTGGTGTGAACCTGACCCCTTCCCTCTACCTGCAACTGCCGGCTCGTAGCCCGGTGAAGGCCCTTGATCTGGCAGCAAGGTTCGAGCATGCCTGCACCGGCCACAACTTCTTCTCCAAACCCGGCTTCTCCTTCACGGCGGGCGAAGTGGCCCTGGGATTCCATTTCATGGATGCCGAACGCCAGAACCGCTCCCGGCTGCAACTGGCCCTGGCGCTGCTGTCACCCTCCATCGGCCGACCGACCCAGGACCTGCGCACCCTGAAAGTCCAATGGCAGGTGCGATACTGATTATGTTAAATGATCCCTGTGGGAAAGGAAGCAGCACTTAGTGGCTCTTTTTAGACTTTACCCTCAACGAATTGTATTATCCCCTCCCTGATCTCATCTCTTACCTGCCGGAAAACCGCTAGCACCTGCTCCTCATTACCCATCACCCGGGCCGGGTCCGGGAAGCCCATGTGCAGCCGATGATTCACCTTGCCGATAAAGGCGGGACAGGACCCCCTCGCGTCATCGCAAACGGTGATTAAATAATCGAAGTTTTTGGCGACAAAGGTCTCCACCGCTTTGGGATGCTGGGAAGAGATATCGATCCCCACTTCCGCCATGACGCTTACCGCCAGCGGATGCACCTGCTCGGCGGGGAACGTTCCGGCGGAGACCACCTCCCACCCGGGCCGCAACTGGTGCATAAAGCCCGCGGCCATCTGGGAGCGGCAGGAGTTGCCGGTACAAATGATCAGCACGCGCACGAATCCCTCCAGGGCAATTTGAGTGTAGGGGCTTACTGCGGTAAGCCCATTCCATCATAGGAATTCTGAATTATCACCCATAAGGATGAGCTTCATCAACAATCGTGGTACAGCTCGAACTCGAAGGGGTGTGGCCTCTGGCGCAGGTTGTCCACCTCCTCCCGGCGCTTGAAGTCTATGTAGGTCCGGATCAGGTCTTCGGTAAAGACGTCCCCCTTGAGCAGCCAGGCGTGGTCCTCTTCCAGGGCATCCAGGGCCTGATCCAGGCTCATGGGTGCGGTCACAATCCCTTCCAAATCCCGGGCGGAGGTG carries:
- a CDS encoding arsenate reductase ArsC, coding for MRVLIICTGNSCRSQMAAGFMHQLRPGWEVVSAGTFPAEQVHPLAVSVMAEVGIDISSQHPKAVETFVAKNFDYLITVCDDARGSCPAFIGKVNHRLHMGFPDPARVMGNEEQVLAVFRQVRDEIREGIIQFVEGKV